In Oceanobacillus sp. FSL K6-2867, one DNA window encodes the following:
- the tsaB gene encoding tRNA (adenosine(37)-N6)-threonylcarbamoyltransferase complex dimerization subunit type 1 TsaB, protein MNILAIDTSNQVLGVSLLKDDQIIGEMTTNLSKNHSVRLMPAIEKLIKEVSLKPEDLGKIVVAKGPGSYTGVRIGVSTAKTMAWALNIPIVGVSSLEVLSYQGRFFDGVICPFFDARRGLVFTGLYQWKNNQLELVSEEKNLLMENVLHTLQEQKTDVLFLSPDIAVYKEMIKQTLGERAIIPEGPYHIPQAGHLGLAGLTKNSEPAHTLTPNYLRLAEAEANWLKAQKENENHG, encoded by the coding sequence ATGAATATACTTGCAATAGATACTTCCAATCAAGTTCTTGGTGTATCCTTACTAAAGGACGATCAGATTATTGGAGAAATGACGACGAATCTTTCTAAAAACCATTCGGTTCGTTTAATGCCAGCGATAGAGAAGTTAATAAAGGAAGTATCGTTGAAGCCGGAGGACTTAGGTAAAATTGTTGTTGCAAAAGGGCCCGGATCCTATACTGGTGTCCGAATTGGAGTCTCGACAGCGAAAACAATGGCATGGGCTCTAAACATACCTATAGTAGGTGTTTCAAGCTTAGAGGTTCTTTCCTATCAAGGAAGGTTCTTTGATGGAGTAATCTGTCCTTTTTTTGATGCTAGACGTGGATTAGTGTTTACCGGCTTATACCAATGGAAAAATAATCAGTTAGAGCTGGTTTCTGAAGAAAAAAATTTATTAATGGAAAATGTTCTTCATACATTACAGGAACAAAAGACAGACGTTCTTTTTTTAAGTCCAGATATTGCCGTTTATAAAGAAATGATTAAACAGACATTAGGTGAAAGAGCAATTATTCCAGAGGGACCATACCATATTCCGCAGGCAGGACATTTAGGGCTTGCAGGTTTAACAAAGAATTCAGAACCAGCACATACATTAACACCTAATTATTTACGTTTAGCAGAAGCAGAAGCGAATTGGTTAAAGGCACAGAAGGAAAATGAAAACCATGGCTAA
- a CDS encoding FtsW/RodA/SpoVE family cell cycle protein codes for MNKKQSYYMQTDIVTLFVLFVCVSLLSVYNAQQLEQYEGENFVLKQIVWFTIGVCIVAAIQFLDLEQLQKASIYIYGISIFVLILLLISPDSIARTINGAKSWFTLPGLSLQPAEFTKVTTILFLSAVISKHKSKYEASTLKSDTFLLAKILLFTGIPVGLILLQPDFGTAMVYLFISGMLIILSGINWKIIMSLIVIISAAGAAVIGFIIKFPALAQELIGIKPYQVDRILTWFDPSQQSSDATFHFDRAYMALGSGQLFGKGMGSLEVNYPEAHTDFIFSVIGESFGFIGSALVIFLYFMLLYKLVTLGLSIYKHSPFGTFFCYGFLSLLLIHVFQNIGMTLGIMPITGIPLLLVSYGGSSVMSTMLGLGVIYRVAVEYSIQNDYLFK; via the coding sequence ATGAATAAAAAGCAATCGTATTATATGCAAACGGATATAGTCACTTTATTTGTTCTGTTCGTATGTGTCAGTTTACTTTCTGTATACAATGCACAGCAACTAGAGCAATATGAAGGTGAAAACTTTGTGCTGAAGCAGATTGTTTGGTTTACGATTGGAGTATGTATCGTTGCTGCAATTCAGTTTCTTGATTTGGAACAGCTGCAGAAAGCGAGTATTTATATATATGGAATTAGCATATTCGTACTTATTTTGCTGTTAATAAGTCCTGATTCAATTGCTCGAACGATAAATGGGGCAAAAAGCTGGTTTACATTACCAGGATTATCGCTTCAGCCGGCAGAATTTACGAAAGTAACAACCATCCTTTTTCTATCTGCGGTGATTAGTAAGCATAAGTCTAAATATGAAGCAAGCACCTTAAAAAGTGATACCTTCTTATTAGCGAAAATCTTATTATTCACAGGTATTCCAGTCGGATTAATTTTACTGCAGCCTGACTTTGGAACAGCGATGGTTTACTTATTTATCTCTGGTATGTTAATTATATTATCAGGAATCAACTGGAAAATTATTATGAGTTTAATAGTTATTATCTCTGCTGCAGGAGCAGCTGTTATTGGGTTTATTATTAAATTTCCTGCATTAGCACAGGAGTTAATTGGGATTAAGCCGTATCAAGTAGACCGTATTCTTACGTGGTTTGATCCATCTCAGCAGTCTAGTGATGCAACCTTTCACTTTGATCGTGCTTACATGGCTTTAGGATCTGGACAATTATTTGGAAAAGGCATGGGAAGCTTAGAGGTGAATTATCCGGAAGCACATACCGATTTTATCTTTTCGGTAATCGGGGAGAGCTTCGGTTTCATTGGAAGTGCGCTTGTTATATTTTTGTATTTTATGCTGCTCTATAAATTAGTTACACTAGGATTGAGTATTTATAAGCACTCTCCGTTTGGAACGTTTTTCTGCTATGGCTTCTTAAGTCTGTTATTGATTCACGTATTTCAAAATATCGGAATGACGCTTGGAATTATGCCGATAACTGGTATCCCACTACTGCTTGTTAGTTATGGAGGGAGCTCGGTTATGTCGACGATGCTTGGTTTAGGGGTAATCTATCGTGTTGCAGTGGAATATAGTATTCAAAATGATTATTTATTTAAATAA
- a CDS encoding ABC-F family ATP-binding cassette domain-containing protein, translating into MILMQLNGISKSFGAEEILSNIKIEIKDKDRIAIVGRNGAGKSTLLKIMAQELSYDEGEFFQPKDLTFGYLSQHMTLESGKTIWDEMLDVFSHLKSLEKQLRTLEKEMEKANELTGEEYDKVLKEYDKLQLAYQTNGGYTYESDIRAVLSGLNFESFDYGTPIAELSGGQKTRLALGKLLLQKPQLLILDEPTNHLDIDTLSWLENYLVNYPGAIVIVSHDRYFLDKTVSIVYEISRHKTRKYHGTYSKYLEQKALNYEQELKEFEKQQTEIKKMEDFIQRNIVRASTTKRAQSRRKQLEKIERLDRPLGDESSASFSFQINRRSGNDVLKVEELSLRYEKEVNPIFSNIRLDINRGDRIALVGPNGVGKTTLLKAILGRLQTEKGNIQLGTNVQIGYYDQEQADLNSTKTILQELWDDYPAINEKDIRTVLGNFLFSGDDVLKPVHTLSGGEKARLALAKLKMQQANFLIMDEPTNHLDIDSKEVLEAALIDFPGTILFVSHDRYFINKIADQVAEMQRDGITIYLGDYDYYLEKKEEEAEIERLQQEKKATVTSETKKLSYKEGKQLQSEKRKIQRRITELEEMIEHKELEISQFEEEMTKPEVYQDHEKSLELTVTVSKIKQEVEQLMEEWTMLQEENS; encoded by the coding sequence ATGATATTAATGCAATTAAACGGAATTTCAAAATCCTTCGGTGCGGAAGAGATTTTATCAAATATTAAAATAGAAATTAAAGATAAAGATCGTATTGCTATTGTTGGCAGAAATGGTGCAGGTAAGTCAACATTACTTAAAATTATGGCACAAGAATTATCGTATGATGAAGGGGAATTTTTCCAACCGAAGGATCTTACATTCGGTTATTTATCTCAGCATATGACGTTAGAGTCAGGAAAAACCATTTGGGATGAGATGCTGGATGTGTTCTCCCATTTAAAATCTTTGGAAAAACAGCTTCGAACCTTGGAAAAGGAAATGGAGAAAGCCAACGAATTAACTGGGGAAGAATATGACAAAGTACTTAAAGAATACGACAAGCTTCAGCTGGCATATCAGACTAATGGAGGCTATACGTATGAATCAGACATTAGGGCTGTACTTAGTGGGTTAAATTTTGAGTCCTTTGATTATGGTACACCAATTGCAGAACTTAGTGGTGGACAAAAAACACGTCTTGCCCTAGGAAAATTACTGCTTCAAAAACCACAGCTGCTTATTCTCGATGAGCCGACCAACCATCTGGATATTGATACATTGTCATGGTTGGAAAACTATCTCGTTAATTATCCTGGCGCCATTGTCATCGTTTCACACGATCGGTACTTTCTTGATAAAACAGTTTCCATCGTGTATGAAATATCACGACATAAAACGCGAAAATACCATGGGACATACAGCAAGTACTTGGAGCAAAAAGCGCTGAATTATGAACAGGAATTAAAGGAATTTGAAAAGCAGCAAACTGAAATTAAAAAAATGGAAGACTTTATCCAGCGGAATATTGTACGTGCTTCGACTACAAAACGAGCACAAAGCAGGCGGAAGCAGCTTGAAAAAATAGAGCGCCTTGATCGGCCACTAGGTGATGAGTCATCCGCTTCCTTCTCCTTTCAAATTAATCGTAGAAGTGGAAATGATGTATTAAAAGTTGAAGAGCTTAGCTTACGTTATGAAAAAGAAGTGAACCCTATTTTTTCCAACATACGACTGGATATAAATCGCGGTGACCGTATCGCACTTGTTGGTCCGAATGGTGTAGGGAAAACTACATTACTTAAGGCCATCTTAGGTAGACTGCAAACTGAAAAAGGAAACATCCAGCTTGGTACGAATGTGCAAATTGGCTACTATGACCAGGAGCAGGCTGATCTTAATTCCACTAAAACAATTCTCCAGGAATTATGGGATGATTATCCTGCCATAAATGAAAAAGATATCCGCACGGTCTTGGGAAACTTCCTTTTTTCCGGTGATGATGTACTGAAACCGGTTCACACATTAAGTGGTGGTGAGAAAGCAAGACTTGCCCTTGCTAAGCTTAAAATGCAGCAAGCAAATTTCCTTATTATGGATGAGCCTACAAACCATTTGGATATTGATAGTAAAGAAGTGCTGGAAGCAGCATTAATTGATTTTCCTGGAACGATACTTTTCGTGTCACATGACCGCTATTTTATTAATAAAATAGCTGATCAGGTTGCTGAAATGCAGCGCGATGGGATTACGATATATCTTGGTGACTATGATTATTATTTGGAAAAGAAAGAAGAAGAAGCAGAAATTGAAAGACTGCAACAGGAAAAGAAGGCAACTGTCACATCAGAGACAAAGAAGCTCAGCTATAAAGAAGGCAAGCAATTACAAAGTGAAAAACGGAAAATCCAGCGTAGGATTACAGAACTGGAAGAAATGATTGAACATAAGGAACTGGAAATTTCACAGTTTGAAGAAGAAATGACCAAACCAGAGGTATATCAAGATCATGAGAAGTCATTGGAACTTACTGTAACTGTGAGCAAAATAAAGCAAGAGGTTGAACAACTTATGGAGGAATGGACTATGCTTCAGGAGGAGAATAGTTGA
- the tsaE gene encoding tRNA (adenosine(37)-N6)-threonylcarbamoyltransferase complex ATPase subunit type 1 TsaE produces the protein MGQIQTNTVEETQLIAEKLAALLGPGDVITLEGELGAGKTTFTKGLAKGLGIKRNISSPTFTIIKEYEGVLPLYHMDVYRLEHSDEDIGFEEYFHGDGITVVEWAQFIEEFLPNERLAIRIGYIDEDKRILEFTPSSAHFEEIMNELIS, from the coding sequence ATGGGACAAATTCAGACAAATACAGTAGAAGAGACACAGCTAATTGCAGAAAAGCTTGCAGCATTGCTCGGTCCTGGAGATGTTATAACATTGGAAGGTGAATTGGGCGCTGGTAAAACAACCTTCACAAAAGGATTGGCGAAAGGACTTGGGATTAAGCGTAATATCAGCAGTCCTACATTTACGATTATAAAAGAATATGAGGGAGTACTTCCTTTATATCATATGGATGTATACCGACTTGAACATTCTGATGAAGATATTGGATTTGAAGAATATTTTCATGGTGATGGAATAACAGTTGTTGAGTGGGCCCAATTCATTGAGGAGTTTTTGCCAAACGAGCGTTTAGCAATTAGAATTGGCTATATAGATGAGGACAAAAGAATACTTGAATTTACACCTTCAAGTGCGCATTTTGAAGAGATTATGAATGAATTGATAAGTTAG
- the rimI gene encoding ribosomal protein S18-alanine N-acetyltransferase, which produces MKTMAKCVIRKMEVSDVDQVMEVERASFTTPWTTDIFYQELLDNKHAHYFVLQLNGEVIGYIGTWIVIDDAQITNIAIMPQFRGHKLGEKLFGYTIQYALQLGVERLSLEVRQSNIPAQRLYRKFGLVPGGIRKNYYTDNQEDAIVMWVNLK; this is translated from the coding sequence ATGAAAACCATGGCTAAATGTGTGATACGGAAAATGGAGGTCTCTGATGTAGATCAAGTAATGGAGGTAGAGCGTGCGTCTTTTACAACACCATGGACAACAGATATATTCTACCAGGAGCTCCTTGATAACAAACATGCACATTATTTTGTTTTACAATTAAATGGTGAGGTTATCGGTTATATTGGAACATGGATTGTTATCGATGATGCGCAAATTACGAACATCGCTATTATGCCTCAATTTAGAGGGCATAAGCTTGGAGAGAAGCTTTTTGGATATACCATCCAATATGCATTGCAATTAGGTGTAGAACGTTTATCATTAGAAGTAAGGCAATCCAATATTCCAGCTCAACGTCTATATCGGAAGTTTGGACTTGTGCCAGGTGGGATACGAAAAAATTACTATACAGATAATCAAGAAGATGCTATCGTTATGTGGGTGAATTTAAAATGA
- a CDS encoding redox-sensing transcriptional repressor Rex has protein sequence MDQNKIPQATAKRLPLYYRFLNNLNQQGKKRVSSKELSDAVKVDSATIRRDFSYFGALGKKGYGYNVEYLLGFFRSTLDQHEVTEVALIGVGNLGTAFLHYNFMKNNNIRITTAFDADIDKVGTDIGGVPVYHINDLEEKLDDIKVVILTVPAIEAQVITDKLVEKGISGILNFTPARITVPKHIRVHHIDLAVELQALVYFLKHYSLDNPE, from the coding sequence ATGGATCAGAACAAAATTCCACAAGCTACTGCCAAGCGGCTGCCTTTATATTATCGTTTTCTTAACAACTTAAATCAGCAGGGGAAGAAGCGAGTATCCTCAAAGGAGCTGAGTGATGCAGTAAAAGTGGATTCTGCAACAATTCGAAGAGACTTTTCTTACTTTGGCGCATTGGGAAAAAAGGGATACGGCTATAATGTAGAGTATTTATTAGGGTTTTTCCGAAGTACCCTGGACCAGCATGAGGTTACAGAGGTTGCTTTAATTGGTGTGGGAAACTTAGGTACAGCCTTCCTCCATTATAACTTTATGAAGAACAATAATATCCGGATTACCACAGCATTTGATGCAGATATAGATAAGGTTGGCACGGATATTGGAGGGGTTCCTGTTTATCATATTAATGATTTAGAGGAAAAGTTAGATGATATTAAAGTCGTTATCTTAACCGTTCCAGCAATTGAAGCACAGGTGATAACCGATAAGCTGGTGGAAAAGGGGATTTCAGGGATTCTTAACTTTACCCCTGCCAGGATTACCGTACCGAAGCATATTCGGGTGCACCATATTGATCTTGCAGTTGAATTACAGGCCCTGGTTTATTTCCTTAAGCATTACTCGTTAGATAACCCAGAATAA
- a CDS encoding hemolysin family protein → MTIAIVTLIVLIFLNAFFAATEIALIGLNSNKVKRKADEGDKKAYMLYNLIAEPSRFLSTIQIGITLAGFLASAFAADFFAGPLAQTLYELGVPVALPVLQTISVVVITIILSYFTLVFGELVPKQLALQKSEAISNFAAKPITWLLRINYPVVKLLTFSTNTVVRIFGVDPNATSDEATEEEIRMMVDIGGDTGTIQKAEKVMIHNVFEFNDRQVSDIITHRTDMSALPIDASLQETIELINEKRYTRFPVYEEDIDRIVGILHVKDLFHFMTTEKSFHLSEIIRKPHFVLETHRVDTLFAEMQKSNSHIAIVLDEYGGTEGLITIEDIIEEIVGDILSESDAAAPEQEIKQIESNKYMIDGITHLYLLEKFLLVDLPTEEFDTLNGFLIGEIGYIPSIKEKPVISYKNIVFEVTEVADNRIKKVIATIHEEDMDEKIDEES, encoded by the coding sequence TTGACGATTGCTATCGTTACACTCATTGTGCTTATTTTTCTAAATGCATTTTTTGCTGCGACTGAAATCGCATTAATTGGATTAAATAGCAATAAAGTAAAACGAAAAGCAGATGAAGGCGACAAAAAGGCTTACATGCTGTATAACCTAATTGCCGAGCCCAGCCGCTTTTTAAGTACGATTCAAATTGGAATTACCCTTGCAGGATTCCTAGCCAGCGCATTTGCTGCCGATTTCTTTGCAGGTCCATTAGCTCAAACCTTATATGAATTGGGAGTTCCAGTAGCCCTCCCTGTTTTGCAAACAATATCAGTGGTTGTTATAACCATTATTCTCTCCTATTTTACGCTTGTATTCGGAGAACTCGTTCCGAAGCAGCTTGCACTGCAAAAATCTGAAGCCATTTCAAATTTCGCTGCAAAACCAATTACCTGGCTATTAAGGATTAACTACCCTGTGGTAAAATTACTCACATTCTCTACAAACACCGTTGTACGTATTTTTGGTGTTGATCCGAATGCAACAAGCGATGAAGCGACAGAGGAAGAAATTCGCATGATGGTTGATATTGGGGGTGATACAGGAACAATTCAAAAGGCAGAAAAGGTTATGATTCATAATGTCTTTGAGTTTAATGATCGCCAGGTTTCAGACATTATTACACACCGAACAGATATGTCTGCCCTTCCAATTGATGCAAGCTTGCAAGAGACTATTGAGCTCATAAATGAAAAAAGATACACGCGATTCCCTGTCTATGAAGAAGATATTGACCGAATTGTTGGTATCCTTCATGTTAAAGATTTGTTTCACTTTATGACGACGGAAAAATCATTTCATTTAAGCGAGATTATTCGAAAGCCTCATTTTGTTTTAGAGACGCATCGGGTAGATACGCTTTTTGCAGAGATGCAAAAAAGTAACTCCCATATTGCTATCGTATTGGATGAATATGGGGGAACTGAAGGTCTAATTACGATAGAGGATATAATTGAAGAAATTGTCGGAGATATTCTTAGTGAGAGTGATGCAGCCGCACCAGAGCAGGAAATTAAGCAGATTGAATCGAATAAGTACATGATTGACGGAATTACCCATTTATATTTATTAGAGAAGTTTCTCCTAGTAGATCTACCTACCGAGGAATTTGATACGCTAAACGGATTTCTGATTGGAGAGATTGGCTATATTCCATCAATCAAAGAAAAACCTGTTATCTCATATAAAAATATTGTCTTTGAAGTAACGGAGGTTGCAGATAATCGTATTAAGAAGGTAATTGCAACGATTCATGAAGAAGATATGGACGAAAAAATAGATGAAGAGAGCTAA
- a CDS encoding YdiK family protein — translation MINSLIVKAIIYLIMAIIFIYVAVQSKGETIWNPNTLIFAAVATLAFGVALRLLGKYLRIKKKK, via the coding sequence ATGATTAATTCTCTTATCGTTAAAGCGATTATTTATCTCATAATGGCAATCATTTTTATTTACGTTGCAGTCCAAAGCAAAGGGGAAACAATTTGGAATCCCAATACACTTATTTTTGCTGCTGTAGCAACACTTGCCTTTGGGGTTGCACTCCGATTGCTTGGCAAGTACCTTCGGATAAAGAAAAAGAAATAA
- the thiL gene encoding thiamine-phosphate kinase — translation MDEFSFIDSIKQHTYKQSSLIKGIGDDAAVFSSLSQNIVSAVDTFVEGVHFSKETMSLFHAGYRALAANISDLAAMGAAPAFYLVSIVIPKGWAQEELLQIFNGMRHIAQNYNMDLIGGDTVSGKELCISITVIGFTMKDKARYRNTAQSGDIVFVTGTLGDSGAGLHILTHSDNYKEASYYINRHRMPTPRVSFAASLDHLVRVTLNDISDGIASEANEIAEASKATLLLNEPEIPTRDSFIQFPLKMQEKWKLFGGEDFELLGTIPAKEWKEVQRIGELTNTRVTKIGKVAETGQYGKVILKQQDKSILLEKKGYTHLK, via the coding sequence ATGGACGAATTCTCTTTTATAGATTCAATAAAGCAACATACGTATAAGCAATCATCCTTAATTAAAGGAATTGGTGATGATGCAGCTGTTTTTAGTTCATTATCACAAAATATTGTTTCTGCTGTAGATACATTTGTCGAGGGTGTACATTTTTCAAAAGAGACAATGTCACTTTTTCATGCAGGCTATCGTGCGCTTGCTGCAAACATCAGTGACTTGGCAGCAATGGGAGCTGCACCTGCCTTTTACCTTGTATCAATTGTAATTCCAAAAGGCTGGGCGCAGGAAGAACTATTACAAATTTTTAATGGAATGCGTCACATAGCGCAAAATTACAACATGGATCTAATAGGTGGAGATACGGTATCTGGCAAGGAACTTTGTATTTCCATTACAGTAATAGGTTTTACGATGAAAGATAAGGCTCGATATCGAAATACAGCACAGTCAGGTGATATTGTTTTTGTAACTGGAACATTAGGTGATTCAGGAGCAGGGCTACATATTTTAACCCATTCTGATAATTATAAGGAAGCTTCCTATTATATAAATAGACATAGAATGCCAACTCCTCGTGTTTCTTTTGCAGCCAGTTTAGATCACTTAGTTCGCGTAACTTTAAATGATATTAGTGATGGAATAGCGAGTGAGGCAAATGAAATTGCCGAGGCATCAAAAGCTACCCTTCTATTGAATGAACCCGAGATTCCAACAAGGGACTCATTTATTCAGTTTCCATTGAAAATGCAAGAAAAATGGAAGCTGTTTGGTGGAGAAGATTTTGAACTGTTAGGTACTATACCTGCAAAAGAGTGGAAAGAGGTTCAGCGAATTGGAGAATTGACGAATACAAGGGTTACTAAAATCGGTAAGGTTGCGGAAACTGGCCAGTACGGCAAGGTTATTTTAAAGCAGCAAGATAAGTCTATCCTATTAGAAAAAAAGGGTTATACACATTTAAAGTAG
- the tsaD gene encoding tRNA (adenosine(37)-N6)-threonylcarbamoyltransferase complex transferase subunit TsaD yields the protein MKKDTIILGIETSCDETAVAIVRNGTEIMTNVVASQIESHKRFGGVVPEIASRHHVEQMTVVLEEAFENTDITWDNIDAIAVTEGPGLVGALLVGVNSAKALSFAKQKPLVGVHHIAGHIYANRLEKDFEFPLLALIVSGGHTELVLMREHGSYELIGETRDDAAGEAYDKVARMLNLPYPGGPHIDQLAAIGEETIDFPRAWLEEGSYDFSFSGLKSAVINKIHNAKQRGETLKNEDIAASFQASIVEVLTTKTLRAAKEYNVNQVIVAGGVAANKGLRKELEVAFSETDIPLLIPDIKLCTDNAAMIAAAGTIAFEQGRRSGLDLNANASLLLK from the coding sequence ATGAAAAAAGATACAATTATACTTGGAATCGAAACAAGCTGTGATGAAACAGCAGTAGCGATTGTAAGAAATGGTACAGAAATAATGACAAATGTAGTCGCCTCACAAATTGAGAGTCATAAGCGATTTGGCGGAGTCGTTCCTGAAATTGCTTCAAGACATCATGTAGAGCAAATGACAGTCGTTCTGGAAGAAGCATTTGAAAATACCGATATAACCTGGGACAATATTGATGCAATTGCTGTTACAGAAGGACCAGGGCTTGTAGGTGCATTACTAGTTGGTGTAAATTCAGCGAAGGCACTGTCCTTTGCAAAACAAAAGCCGTTAGTTGGTGTTCATCATATTGCTGGACATATTTATGCAAATCGATTGGAAAAGGATTTTGAGTTTCCATTATTAGCATTGATTGTTTCTGGGGGGCACACAGAGCTTGTCTTGATGCGAGAGCATGGATCCTATGAATTAATTGGAGAGACCCGAGACGATGCGGCAGGTGAAGCCTATGACAAAGTAGCACGCATGCTTAATTTGCCATATCCAGGTGGACCGCATATCGACCAATTAGCTGCAATTGGGGAGGAGACAATTGACTTTCCAAGAGCGTGGTTAGAAGAAGGAAGCTACGATTTTAGTTTTAGCGGATTGAAATCTGCAGTTATAAATAAAATTCATAATGCCAAGCAGCGTGGCGAAACGTTGAAAAATGAAGATATTGCTGCAAGCTTTCAGGCTAGTATTGTTGAAGTGCTGACAACAAAGACATTGAGAGCTGCTAAAGAGTATAATGTTAACCAGGTAATTGTTGCTGGTGGTGTCGCTGCAAATAAAGGATTGAGAAAAGAGCTGGAAGTCGCTTTTTCCGAAACAGATATCCCACTACTCATTCCTGATATTAAATTATGTACAGATAATGCTGCAATGATAGCTGCTGCAGGAACGATTGCTTTTGAACAAGGAAGACGTTCTGGACTTGACTTAAATGCAAATGCATCGCTGTTATTGAAATAA
- a CDS encoding type II CAAX endopeptidase family protein — protein MARRYWYVILTYILMQLSAFPVSLLAKHHYIPVQAVVYWSIFSFIFGLLIILWILKPDMQMRHARDAAPMSSMVLWSILGVFMAFFAQGIATAIEIYVLGISPGSENTQGIMNIARAAPLFIIIPAIIAPILEEIIFRKIIFGSLYKRMNFFFAGLISALIFGFIHEGLEHILIYASMGFVFAFLYVKTKRILVPIIVHAAMNTLVVVGQYSMDPEEMQRQLEQMQRQVEQLQMILIGG, from the coding sequence TTGGCACGAAGATATTGGTATGTCATTTTAACTTATATACTTATGCAGCTTTCTGCGTTTCCCGTTAGTCTGCTTGCAAAACATCACTATATCCCTGTACAAGCTGTCGTTTATTGGTCCATTTTCAGCTTTATTTTTGGTCTTCTCATTATATTGTGGATCTTGAAGCCTGACATGCAGATGAGACATGCACGGGATGCTGCACCAATGAGTTCGATGGTACTATGGTCAATACTCGGTGTATTTATGGCTTTCTTCGCTCAAGGGATTGCTACAGCGATTGAAATTTATGTCTTAGGAATTTCACCAGGATCAGAAAACACACAAGGTATTATGAATATAGCCCGTGCAGCACCGTTATTTATTATTATCCCAGCTATAATCGCACCGATACTGGAGGAAATTATTTTCCGAAAAATTATCTTCGGCAGTCTCTATAAGCGTATGAATTTCTTCTTCGCTGGCTTGATATCCGCCCTCATCTTTGGATTTATACATGAAGGGTTGGAACACATACTAATTTACGCATCGATGGGATTTGTATTTGCATTTCTTTACGTCAAAACAAAACGAATTCTCGTTCCGATTATTGTTCACGCTGCAATGAATACATTAGTTGTCGTTGGGCAATATTCTATGGATCCGGAAGAAATGCAGCGCCAGCTTGAACAAATGCAGCGTCAGGTTGAGCAATTGCAAATGATTCTCATTGGAGGTTAA